Within the Opitutaceae bacterium TAV5 genome, the region GCCGAGGCGGTGGATGGAGGATTCGCAACAGCGGAGCAGCGCGTTGCTGACGTACTCGGGCCCGGGCTGATGCCGGCGAAGGGCGACGCGGGTGCCGATGATGAGCTCATGGCGCGGCACCTGGCGGTCGGCGAGCCAGCGGCCCACGTACTCTTCGGACGGGTTGGAGAGCACGGGGCTGCCCTCGATTTCAGGTCCGAGGCCGGAGGCCTGGATGAAATTGCCGCCAGCCTCGCGAAAGGCATCGAGGATGGAGACGGAGAGAGGTTCGGGCGTGCTCCAGCCAAAGCTCAGGGTGCCGAGGCAGAGTTCCGAGACGTGGAGTTCAGTGCGGCCGAGTTTGTTCTGTTTCATGGCAGGATCGGGATTGGCGTGCGGTCATGGCCGCGGGTGACGATGGATGAAAATGAAGACATTGCGGACCTGCCGGAAGCAGGCGCGCACGAGCGGTGATCAAACCGGGTAAAAAGGGGAGCGACCTTACGCGGTCACACTATAGAACGAATTTCCCGCGCGTAAAACGGGGTGGTGGTGTTTTTTACCTGAATCAGCGGCCCGGCGCCCGGAATTCCGGCGAACCGGGACCTGGCGGGTCCCTATGCGTTCGCCTGGTTTCCGCCGCCGGGCGAACCCGGACAGTCGGCAGGAAGCCTGGTATTTCGGTGATGGGGGAGCGGGCAAATCATGCTGGAGCCAGTTTGTCCGGCATGGAGACGGCGGGGTCAAGGCTTGTTCGGCGTGAGGTCGAGGCGCGGGGAGAATCGCCGCTGCCACCTCCGCCGGTAAAGTGGTGGAGCAGATCGGGATCAAACCGACGACCTCGTCGTTGCGAACGACGCGCTCTATCAACTGAGCTACTGCCCCAAACAGGAAGGGCGAGGTTTTGAGCAAAGCCGGGCGGGGAGTAAACATCTATTTTTCGTGGGCAGCGCTGACGCGCGGGAGCTCAGGAGGTTGTCGTTCAGGATCCTGGAGTGCCTGGCCAAGGCAACATTGTACCCCAAACTCTGAACCCTGAACTCTGAACCCAGCGCGTCAGCGCGGCGCCATCACCTTGAGGCTGAGGGGGCGGACGGTGATTTCGAGGCGCGGGCCGGCTTCGCGGACTTCGCCGTCGGTGTGGCAAACGAGCGGAGCGCCATCGGCGGATTCGATCGTGAAGCGGGGGGCGGCGAGTTGCAGGACATTGCCGGACGGGCGGAGCGTGCCGCGCCGCATGCGCAGCGCCAGCGGGAGAGCGTTGAAAAGATGGACGCGACGGATCGCCGTGAGCCTGAGCAGCCCGTCATCGACGGCCGCGTCGGGAGCGATATGGAAATCGTTGCCGTATTGCGACGAGTTGGCCACGGCCATGATGAAGGCGGGCAATTCATGCGTGAGCGGCGCGGCGCCGGCATCCGGCCAGGCGATGATTCTGTAATTGTTTCTTCGATACGAGCGGAGCGTGCCGGCGATGGTGCGCACATAGCCGGCGAGTCCCCGCTTCGTGAGCCGGTTGAAGCGACGGCTGATCTCCGCATCGAATCCGAACCCGACGACGTTGAGGAACGGATGGCTCCCGTCGGCGAGCCCCGTATCGATGGCACGGGGGCGGCCGGTGAGGAGATTGGCGAGGGCGGCTTCGGGTACGAGCGGGAGGCGGAGGTGACGGACGAGGCCGTTGCCGGAGCCGCGCGGGATGATGCCGAGCGTGGCGGGTGTGCCGATGAGGGCGGCGGCGACTTCGTTGAGCGTGCCGTCACCGCCGATGGCGACGACAAGCCCGCAACCCTCGTCGAGCGCCTGGCGGGCGAGTTCGGTGGCGTGATGCGGGTGTTCGGTGAGGGCGAGCCGGGCGCCGGGGGCATGCCGGGCAATCCAGCCCCGGACGAGAGCCGCCATGTCTTCGCCGGGCCGGTGGACGCCGGAACGGGGATTGAGGATGAAGCGGAGTGTGGGCATGGAGAAAAAACTGAAATGCTAACCTGTTTTGTTCACCAGAGATTGGGCCGGGAATCATTCCGGAATCCGCAATGTTGTCTTTGACCACGGATTACACGGATGAGCACGGATAAAAACACCGATGCTTTTCCGGAGGTAATTTGCATCCGTGAAAATCCGTGTAATCCGTGATTTCAGCTTTTCGCTTCGGCGGCGGCCAGCTTTTCGCCGGCTTTTTCCCAATCGTGGGTCACAGCCTGAAGCTGGTCCACGACGGCGGAAAGCTCGCGGTTGAGATGCAGGGCCTTGCCGTGATCGGCGTAGGTCTCGGGGGCTTCGAGAGCGGCGGTGAGTTCGTTTTGCTGGGTCTCCAGCCTGATGATCTCCTGCTCCAAGCGCTCGACCTCGGCGCGGAGTTTCCGGATTTCGCCGGGCGAGACGCGGCCGGCGGCTGGCGAAGATCTGGAATTTGAAATTTCAGATTTGGGATTCGCAGGCGCAGCCTGCGTCGGACGCGCGTCGGTGAAGCCGGCAGTGAGGGCGGCGCGTTCGTTGGTGGCCTTCGATTTTTCGAGGTAATAGTCGTAGTTGCCGGCGTAGGGCGTGAGGCGTCCGGAGTGGACGTGAAGAACGTTTTCCGCGAGCGAGCGGATGAAGTGCACGTCGTGGCTGATGAAGATCAGCGTGCCTTCGTAGTTCCTGAGCGCGCCGACGAGGGCATCGATCGAGGGGATGTCGAGGTGGGTCGTGGGCTCGTCCATCAGGAGGAGGTTGGGCGGCTTCACGAGGAGGCGGGCGAGGGCGAGGCGGGATTTTTCGCCGCCGGAGAGGACGGAGACTTTTTTGTGGACGTCGTCCTTGCGGAAGAGGAAGGCGCCGAGGATGGCGCGGGCCTGTTGTTCGGTGAGCTGGTTTTCGTTGGTGCGCAGCTCCATGACGTTTTCGAAAACCGTGGCATCGGGATTGAGATTATCGAGGCGGTTTTGCGCAAAATAGCCGGTGAAGACGTTGCTGCCCAGTTCGATCTCCCCTCCCTGGATGGGGATGACGCCGGCGAGGATTTTGAGGAGGGTGGACTTGCCCGCGCCGTTGGGGCCGACGAGCACGATGCGCTGGCCGCGCTCGGCGCTGAAGTTGAGATCCCGATACACGACGTGCTCGCCGTAGGCTTGCTGCACGTGTTTCAGGTCAACGACCTTGAGCCCAGAGCGCGGGGGCTGCGGGAATTTGAAGTGGATGCGTTTCAGTTCTTCGGCCGGTTCCTCGACGGCGACCTCCTGGAGGCGTTCGATCTGTTTTTCCTTCGACTTGGCGCGGGTGGCCATGGAGGCCTTGGCGCCGAAGCGGTCCACGAATTTCTGGAGGTGGGCGATCTCGCGCTGCTGGTTCTTGTACGCGGCGGCCTGCTGGGCCTTGCGCTCCTCTTTCTCGACGAGAAAGCGGTCGTAGTTGCCGTGGTAATAATGGAGCGTGCCGGCGCGGAGTTCGAGCATGCCGGTGCAGAGCGCGTTGAGGAAGGCGCGATCGTGGGAGATGACGACGAGGCCGCCGGGATAGCGCGTAAGGTAGTCCTGGAACCAGAGAAGGGCTTCGAGATCGAGATGGTTGGTGGGTTCGTCGAGGAGAAGGAGGGCGGGTTCGGCGACGAGGAGGCGAGCGAGGTGGGCGCGCATGACCCAGCCGCCGGAAAAGGTGTTGGCCTGTTTTTCGGCGTCGCCCTCCTTGAAGCCGAGACCGGCGAGGATCTTGCGGGCGCGGGGTTCGAGCGTGTAGTCGATATCCCAGTCGTCCTCGGTGGGTTCGAGTTTTTTGCCGCTGGTGGCGATGTGGAGGATGGTCTCGTCGCCGGCGGGAGCGCTTTCCTGCGGGAGATAGCCGAAATCGGCGCCGCGCTCCCACTCGATGGTGCCGGTGTCGGGGCGTTCCTCGCCAAGGATGAGGCCGAAGAGGGTGGACTTGCCCGCGCCGTTGGGACCGACCAGCCCGAGGCGGTCTTCGCGGGAAATGAAAAGCGACACCTCGGAAAACAGTTCCCGGGTGCCGTAGGACTTGGAGACGTCGGCGATGGTCAGCATGTGCGGTTGCGGAAACGTGTCAGCCAACGGGGCCGGGGCGGCGCGGTCAATGGCAGAGGAAAATCGGGAAAGGCGTGCGAAAGCACGCAGCAGGTCGCTCAGGCTGTCGGCGCGGCCTGTATGAACGATTGCGTTGTCTGATTGACGGTTTGCCGACCGTCAGCAAATCCGGCCGCCGGTAACCCGGCGCTCGCCCCCTCTCCATCGCCGACAGCGTGTTTCTGTAGTGGTGAGGCACTACACGCGTCAACGCCGGTTCGCTCACCGGTTCCGCCGCCGGTCGCATCGCCATCCACGGTGGTTGCGCCGGCACCGGCCGGCACTGGCATGCCTCCTGCGATGCTGGCGAAGCCGTGGATTCCATCCGCCGGTATTCAACGATCCAGGCAGCGGATCGTCCCGTTTGCCTGATGCGATCATGAACTGAAATTATCCGGGACAGCGTACCGGGATGTTCTTTGTTGTTGGCGCGGGAGCGCGTCGGGGTTTGCTGGGAGACTTTGTCAGAAACACCGTATCTCTTTCCATGAAAGCAAAAGCCAAAGCTGCCACCCAAACCAAAGCTCGCGTCATCAAGTCCGCGAAGCGCCAGTCGCAACGCACCGAGGACGTGAACAAAAAACTCGCCGCCCGCAAGGGACCGGTTTCGCAGTTCATCGCGCACCATTACCGCCACTTCAACGCCGCCGCCCTCATCGACTCCGCCAAAGGTTACGAGGCCCACCTCAAGGCCGGCGGCAAGATGCTCGTCACCCTCGCCGGCGCCATGTCCACCGCCGAGCTCGGCCTCTCGCTCGCCGAAATGATCCGGCAGGACAAGGTCCACGCCATCGTCTCCACCGGCGCCAATCTGGAGGAAGATATCTTCAATCTTGTCGCCCACGACTACTACGAACGCGTGCCGCACTACCGCGACCTCACCGCCGATGACGAGCAGGCGCTGCTCGACCGTCACATGAACCGCGTCACCGACACGTGCATCCCCGAGGCCGAGGCCATGCGCCGCATCGAGGCCGTCGTGGCCGAGGAGTGGCTGAAAGCCGACAGGGCCGGCGAACGGTATTTCCCGCACGAGTTCATGTACAAGATCATCCGCTCGGGAAAACTGGAGAAGAGTTTCCAGATCGACCCGAAGAACTCGTGGATGCTCGCCGCCTGCGAAAAAAATCTGCCGATCATCGTCCCGGGCTGGGAAGACTCGACGCTGGGCAACATGTTTGCCGGTCGCGTCGTCACCGGCGAGATCCGCGACGCCCGCACCGTGCGCGGCGGCATCGAGTACATGGCCTGGCTGGCCGAGTGGTACACGAAGACCGCCAAAACGCTGAAGACCGGCGAAGGCTCCATCGGCTTTTTCCAGATCGGCGGCGGCATCGCGGGCGATTTCCCGATCTGCGTGGTGCCGATGCTCCACCAGGACCTCGAGCGCACCGGCGTGCCGCTCTGGGGCTATTTTTCGCAGATCAGCGACTCGACCACGAGCTACGGCAGCTACTCGGGCGCGGTGCCCAACGAAAAAATCACCTGGGGCAAGCTCGCCGCCTCCACGCCGAAGTTCATCGTCGAGAGCGACGCCACGATCGTCGCGCCGCTGATCTTCGCCTGGGTGCTCGGGCAGTAACGCCCCCCCGACCGGGCAAGGCCGCGCAGGGCATCAACGGCGATCTGTCCTCGCCCGGCCTTGCCCCGCTCGCGGACCTCGCCGGCCAACAAAAACCGCCCGCCTCGCAGTAAACTGCCAAGGCGGGCGGCGCAAACGGGCGGCAACTAAAGTGCCGGGCAACCAGGGGGAAACATGAAAACCCCTCGATGCCCTGACTCTCTGCCACCGTCGTTGCATTGATCCGGGAGGGCCCAGTGACCTGCACCGTGCCCTCCGGAAATGTATCCGGGCGACTGACACCAGACATCTTACAGATTTCGCCGGCCACCGGTAGTCGGGTAAAGACCTTACCGGGTCGGCGGATACCCGCCCGACCACCCGCCGACGCGCTGTCGCGGGGTGATGATTCCCCGAACTTCTTCCTCTCCGCCGCCGCTCCTTTTATCGTGCAGCGGCGGCCTTTCGTTCGCGCCGGGTTCTCCCCTGGACCTTGCGCAGCACATCGATAAAATTGTGCGCGATCTGCGACGTTTCCCCGCGCCGCCACACGGCCCACAGATGAAACATCAGTTCCGGTCCACCTTCCCGGATCGACCGGCTCACGATCCCGTCGGCATGATGCGTGCTGATAATGTGCGGCATGATCGACACGCCCTGCTGCCCCGCCACCAGCGCCAGCAACGACTCGAGGCTGTCAACCCGCTTCACGATGCCCGGCCTCATCCCCCGTTTCGTGAACAATCCCCGTATCAGTTCGCCGTGATCCGGTCCCACCCGTTTCGGGTCGGCCACGCCGAGCAACCGTTCGTCGAGCAACTGGGTAAACGATAGCGTCGGGTTAGCCGCCAGCGGGTGCGCCCGGGCCAGGATGACCCGCATCGGCGACTGCAACACCGGCAACATCTCCACATCCTCCTCCGGAATCGCCGTGCCGATGCTGCCGGCAAAACCGATCTGGATCGTTCCCGACGTCAGCGCGTTGATCTGGTCCAGCGAACGCATTTCACGCAACGCCACATCCACATCCGGATATTTTTCGCGAAACGCCGCGAGGCTCGCCGGCATGAAACTCGCCGACATCGTCCCCACGTTGCCGATCGTCAACTGGCCCCGTTTGCCCTGCTTCGCCTCGCGCGCAAACTCCACCGCCTGCCGCACCTGTTCCAGCACCCGTTCCACTTCCGCCAGAAACACCGTTCCCGCATCCGTCAGCCGGGCCCCGGTCGTATCGCGTTCCAGCAATTCCACGCCCACCTCATGCTCCAGATCCCTGATCTGCTTGCTCAACGCCGGTTGCGCCACATGCAGCCGCTCCGCCGCGCGCCGAAAACTCAATTCCTGTGCCACTGCCGCAAAATAACGCAGATGCCTCAACTCCATCCCCTGCTGATAACCGGAAGTTATCAGCGGGCAAACAACAAAGTCATATCGCTCCCGGCCATCCGGTGCTATCTTCCCGCACTTCCGCCGCGGCCCCGTAACGAACGACGACCCGCGGCGGTTCTTTTTTTCCGATCCAGACGCTACCACACCGGCTCGCCATTGCGTTCGCCTTTCCGGTTTTCAATCCGTCACACACCATGGTACCTGCTACCGATCCTCTCCGGGACGCCCTCCGTCTTCATGCCAGCCAGAGCGCCGGCGAGGAGGAACCGCGCTGCCGCATCCTGCTCGCCCTGCTGAACACGTCGTCGCGCATCCAGACCCTGCTGCGGCACAGCCTCTCGCAGCAGAAGCTCACCGAAACCGGTTTCAAGATTCTGTCCGTTCTCTCGTCTCACGATCCGCTTCCGCTCGCGCCCACCCGGCTCGCCGCCCTCGCCGTCATGTGGCCTCCGACCGTCACCGACGTGCTGACACGCCTCGAACTCTCCGGCCTCATCGCCCGCGAACGCAGCCAGCAGGATCGTCGCCAGGTCCTCGCCCGGCTCACGCCCGCCGGCCACAAAAAATACACCGCGGCGGTCGCCCATGTTCTCGACACCATGATCGAAATGATGGAGCCGCTGGACTCTTCGCATTTAACGGCTCTCCGTGCGGCCTGTGATACGCTCGATGCCCGCACGGCCCGACTTGCTGAAAGCAGCAATACCAGGCTCACTCCGGCTTCGGCCTGATCTGTCCGGGACAGCATTCCGCCGGTCTCCGCTCCCTGCTGTCATCCTCCGTTTTCCCGTTTTTCAAACCACGCACATGCGCCATATCCAGCTCCTCGTCACCACCCTTGCCGCCGCCCTTCTCGCCGGCTGCTCGAAGACCGACTCCGCCGCCGGCACCGCCAAGGAACCGCCTCCGGTCGAAGTCGGCGTCGTCACCCTCGCCACCGAGTCGGTCACGCTCACCCGCTCCCTTCCCGGCCGCACCTCCGCCTGGCGCATCGCCGAGGTCCGCGCCCGCGTCAACGGCATCGTCCTCAAGCGCCTCTTCGAGGAAGGCGCCGATGTGAAGGAAGGTGAACAACTTTACCAGATCGATCCCGAGCCCTACGAGGCCGCGCTCGCCAGCGCCGAAGCCGCGCTCGCCCGCGCCGAGGCCAGCCACGCGTCCGCCAGACTCGACGTCGAACGCTACGCCGAACTGATCAAGGTCAACGCCGTCAGCCGCCAGGGTTACGACGATGCGTTCGCCGCCGAAAAGGTCGCCGCCGCCGATATCGCCTCGGCCAAGGCCGCCGTCACCACGGCCCGGATCAATCTCAACTACACGAAAGTCTACGCCCCCATCTCCGGCCATATCGGCAAATCCTGGGTGACCGAAGGCGCCTACGTCCAGGCCGGCTCCGCCACGCTCCTGGCAACCATCCAGCAGACCGATCCGATCTACGTGGATGTCGTCCAGCCCGCCAGCCAGATCCTCCGCCTCAAGGAAGATCTCGAAAAGGGTCGCCTCAGGAGCACCCCCGACGGCAAGGCCCAGGTGCGGCTCTTCTTCGACGACAACCGGCAATACCCGG harbors:
- a CDS encoding diacylglycerol kinase → MPTLRFILNPRSGVHRPGEDMAALVRGWIARHAPGARLALTEHPHHATELARQALDEGCGLVVAIGGDGTLNEVAAALIGTPATLGIIPRGSGNGLVRHLRLPLVPEAALANLLTGRPRAIDTGLADGSHPFLNVVGFGFDAEISRRFNRLTKRGLAGYVRTIAGTLRSYRRNNYRIIAWPDAGAAPLTHELPAFIMAVANSSQYGNDFHIAPDAAVDDGLLRLTAIRRVHLFNALPLALRMRRGTLRPSGNVLQLAAPRFTIESADGAPLVCHTDGEVREAGPRLEITVRPLSLKVMAPR
- a CDS encoding ABC transporter ATP-binding protein; amino-acid sequence: MLTIADVSKSYGTRELFSEVSLFISREDRLGLVGPNGAGKSTLFGLILGEERPDTGTIEWERGADFGYLPQESAPAGDETILHIATSGKKLEPTEDDWDIDYTLEPRARKILAGLGFKEGDAEKQANTFSGGWVMRAHLARLLVAEPALLLLDEPTNHLDLEALLWFQDYLTRYPGGLVVISHDRAFLNALCTGMLELRAGTLHYYHGNYDRFLVEKEERKAQQAAAYKNQQREIAHLQKFVDRFGAKASMATRAKSKEKQIERLQEVAVEEPAEELKRIHFKFPQPPRSGLKVVDLKHVQQAYGEHVVYRDLNFSAERGQRIVLVGPNGAGKSTLLKILAGVIPIQGGEIELGSNVFTGYFAQNRLDNLNPDATVFENVMELRTNENQLTEQQARAILGAFLFRKDDVHKKVSVLSGGEKSRLALARLLVKPPNLLLMDEPTTHLDIPSIDALVGALRNYEGTLIFISHDVHFIRSLAENVLHVHSGRLTPYAGNYDYYLEKSKATNERAALTAGFTDARPTQAAPANPKSEISNSRSSPAAGRVSPGEIRKLRAEVERLEQEIIRLETQQNELTAALEAPETYADHGKALHLNRELSAVVDQLQAVTHDWEKAGEKLAAAEAKS
- a CDS encoding hemolysin D, with the translated sequence MRHIQLLVTTLAAALLAGCSKTDSAAGTAKEPPPVEVGVVTLATESVTLTRSLPGRTSAWRIAEVRARVNGIVLKRLFEEGADVKEGEQLYQIDPEPYEAALASAEAALARAEASHASARLDVERYAELIKVNAVSRQGYDDAFAAEKVAAADIASAKAAVTTARINLNYTKVYAPISGHIGKSWVTEGAYVQAGSATLLATIQQTDPIYVDVVQPASQILRLKEDLEKGRLRSTPDGKAQVRLFFDDNRQYPEAGTLRFADITVDPTTSSITVRAVFPNPRGDLFPGMFVRAQLVEGINPDALLVPQEGVSRNMRGEAVALVVGEDNKVEQRVLQTDRTIGNKWLVTSGLKAGDQVIVENLQRIRVGTHVKPVAPSWARPDSPKS
- a CDS encoding LysR family transcriptional regulator, translating into MELRHLRYFAAVAQELSFRRAAERLHVAQPALSKQIRDLEHEVGVELLERDTTGARLTDAGTVFLAEVERVLEQVRQAVEFAREAKQGKRGQLTIGNVGTMSASFMPASLAAFREKYPDVDVALREMRSLDQINALTSGTIQIGFAGSIGTAIPEEDVEMLPVLQSPMRVILARAHPLAANPTLSFTQLLDERLLGVADPKRVGPDHGELIRGLFTKRGMRPGIVKRVDSLESLLALVAGQQGVSIMPHIISTHHADGIVSRSIREGGPELMFHLWAVWRRGETSQIAHNFIDVLRKVQGRTRRERKAAAAR
- a CDS encoding deoxyhypusine synthase; this encodes MKAKAKAATQTKARVIKSAKRQSQRTEDVNKKLAARKGPVSQFIAHHYRHFNAAALIDSAKGYEAHLKAGGKMLVTLAGAMSTAELGLSLAEMIRQDKVHAIVSTGANLEEDIFNLVAHDYYERVPHYRDLTADDEQALLDRHMNRVTDTCIPEAEAMRRIEAVVAEEWLKADRAGERYFPHEFMYKIIRSGKLEKSFQIDPKNSWMLAACEKNLPIIVPGWEDSTLGNMFAGRVVTGEIRDARTVRGGIEYMAWLAEWYTKTAKTLKTGEGSIGFFQIGGGIAGDFPICVVPMLHQDLERTGVPLWGYFSQISDSTTSYGSYSGAVPNEKITWGKLAASTPKFIVESDATIVAPLIFAWVLGQ
- a CDS encoding transcriptional regulator, with amino-acid sequence MVPATDPLRDALRLHASQSAGEEEPRCRILLALLNTSSRIQTLLRHSLSQQKLTETGFKILSVLSSHDPLPLAPTRLAALAVMWPPTVTDVLTRLELSGLIARERSQQDRRQVLARLTPAGHKKYTAAVAHVLDTMIEMMEPLDSSHLTALRAACDTLDARTARLAESSNTRLTPASA